In one Haloarcula taiwanensis genomic region, the following are encoded:
- a CDS encoding cell division control protein Cdc6 has protein sequence MFEQREILQIDYVPSEKRIVGRDEQIEKVAEEIGPIVVGKPPNSIIIYGKTGCGKSLVAKHVSKIAREEAENRDVKLATGYINCQQAKGNSDALSKYGRAINPPESGVKFPARGISENEYFERVWSVLNEFYDAAIIVLDEVDKLNNDDLLMALSRAGEDGSVDVPIGVIAVSNKINYRDKMSERTKSSFGHNEFIFEPYDAEQIREILQNRTDAFVDGVLEEGVIPRAAALSAKEHGDARKAMRLLRYAGDQANKENAERVKESHLSDARASAESDRLLELISGLPPHSKHVLVALANLSQNHPDREWFRTMRIREMYLNICDQSGADPLSTERTRQLLNELCFLEIAGSRRGTGEGKGHYSQYTLLWDADIVLTLET, from the coding sequence ATCTTTGAGCAACGTGAGATCCTTCAAATTGACTACGTACCCAGTGAAAAACGAATCGTCGGGCGGGATGAACAGATAGAGAAAGTTGCTGAGGAGATTGGGCCAATTGTCGTCGGGAAGCCGCCGAATTCGATCATCATCTACGGGAAAACCGGATGTGGGAAGTCACTCGTCGCAAAGCACGTCTCCAAGATTGCTCGGGAAGAAGCTGAAAACCGGGATGTGAAGCTTGCTACAGGATATATTAATTGTCAGCAGGCAAAGGGTAACTCTGACGCTCTGAGCAAATACGGTCGTGCAATCAACCCACCAGAAAGCGGTGTAAAGTTTCCGGCACGCGGGATTTCAGAGAACGAGTACTTTGAACGGGTGTGGTCGGTCCTGAACGAATTTTATGACGCTGCAATCATTGTCTTAGACGAGGTTGACAAACTCAATAACGACGATCTTTTGATGGCCTTGTCAAGAGCCGGGGAAGACGGGAGTGTTGACGTTCCAATTGGAGTGATAGCGGTATCAAACAAAATCAACTATCGGGACAAAATGAGCGAACGGACAAAGAGTTCATTCGGCCATAACGAGTTTATTTTTGAACCCTATGATGCGGAGCAAATTCGAGAGATACTTCAAAATCGGACCGATGCCTTCGTTGACGGCGTCCTTGAGGAGGGAGTCATTCCTCGTGCTGCGGCACTGAGCGCCAAGGAACATGGAGACGCACGAAAGGCTATGCGCCTCCTCCGATATGCTGGTGACCAAGCGAACAAGGAGAACGCTGAGCGAGTAAAAGAGTCACACCTTTCGGATGCACGCGCCTCAGCAGAGTCTGACCGGTTGCTTGAATTGATTTCTGGGCTTCCGCCCCATAGCAAGCATGTTCTAGTCGCGCTAGCGAACCTCAGTCAGAACCACCCAGACCGAGAATGGTTCCGGACGATGCGAATACGCGAGATGTATCTCAATATTTGTGATCAGAGTGGGGCAGACCCGCTTTCAACAGAACGGACCCGACAGCTACTCAACGAACTCTGCTTCTTAGAGATCGCAGGGAGTCGACGAGGGACTGGAGAGGGGAAAGGGCACTATAGCCAGTACACTCTCCTGTGGGACGCAGATATCGTCCTCACACTTGAAACCTGA
- a CDS encoding integrase: MDRLPPAYDATPGGDALEVAIEKRLVDIDSGRYQTNVASVLRKFAAWSRDQHGISSPKDIDDDLCRQYARDLARADDRDDISPETARRYFAYVRSFLTWAVYEGLIPTNPAKTNHAEGPLPTDETETDQQYWTARDRDAICATATARVDEAGESDDIDRTAAYRDQALVFLLAYSGARSAELVAVSDDEERNGLRWRHVDLEAGTMQVFGKNRTRESAPILDDALRPLRRWKQLREPDENEAVFPRLDNAAKALDPTPSITTQSARNILADLCEWADYEFEEPLKPHGARRGLGREIYRENPQLAQDVLRHKSIETTHEGYAQEAAKRTRDEANDIISDTERLL, translated from the coding sequence ATGGATCGGCTTCCGCCTGCATACGACGCTACTCCCGGGGGTGATGCCCTCGAAGTAGCCATCGAGAAACGACTCGTCGATATCGACTCCGGGCGCTACCAAACGAACGTCGCCAGCGTGCTGCGGAAGTTCGCAGCTTGGTCCCGGGACCAGCACGGTATCTCCAGTCCCAAAGACATCGACGACGACCTTTGTCGGCAGTACGCTCGTGACCTGGCCCGGGCCGACGACAGAGACGATATCTCACCAGAAACCGCCCGACGCTACTTCGCCTACGTCCGCTCGTTCCTCACGTGGGCCGTCTACGAGGGCCTAATTCCGACGAACCCGGCCAAGACCAACCACGCCGAAGGCCCACTCCCGACTGACGAGACTGAAACAGACCAGCAATACTGGACCGCACGAGACCGCGACGCTATCTGTGCGACAGCCACCGCCCGTGTCGATGAGGCCGGCGAAAGCGACGACATCGACCGCACGGCGGCCTACCGTGACCAGGCACTCGTCTTCCTGCTCGCCTACTCCGGTGCTCGCAGCGCGGAGCTCGTCGCTGTTTCTGATGACGAGGAACGGAACGGCCTCCGGTGGCGTCATGTCGATCTAGAGGCTGGCACAATGCAGGTGTTCGGCAAGAATCGCACCCGCGAGTCTGCACCGATCCTTGACGACGCGCTTCGCCCGCTCCGGCGCTGGAAGCAACTTCGAGAACCTGACGAGAATGAGGCCGTCTTCCCCAGACTCGACAACGCTGCGAAAGCGCTTGATCCCACGCCGTCGATCACCACACAGTCGGCTCGAAATATCCTCGCCGATCTCTGTGAGTGGGCCGACTATGAGTTCGAGGAACCACTAAAGCCACACGGCGCCCGTCGTGGCCTCGGGCGGGAGATTTATCGCGAGAATCCACAGCTGGCACAGGACGTACTCCGGCACAAGTCTATCGAGACAACCCACGAAGGCTACGCTCAGGAGGCCGCAAAACGCACGCGTGACGAAGCGAACGATATCATCTCAGACACAGAACGGCTGTTATAG
- a CDS encoding chromosome partitioning protein ParA: MLSYTVYSEAGGVGKTSLTANLAVAHARAGLDVLTIPLDPQDGDLSRLLGVDDDRADSSADNLVRHMVNSPRGPFEDLICTADGVDVVPEHNMLSDLSDHLSREQDKAEDLGDAYNIYAQLQRVLRDAGVADKYDILICDPPATESDHLYNAIYATRNLVIPVEPSWKGQASVEGLAELASNFADQLNIDVGVLGAVPNGVKNTSDQREMLDDIEFATPETIGDRTSLMEGCWKQQCSAFRYVQEHRDRRRDYEVETLAQFDRLARFFEAEAGVDAPSPPEPGALEETA, from the coding sequence ATGCTGAGCTACACAGTGTACTCTGAAGCTGGGGGCGTCGGCAAGACATCGCTGACCGCGAACCTCGCCGTCGCACACGCCCGGGCCGGTCTCGATGTCCTGACCATCCCACTCGATCCACAGGATGGTGACCTCTCCAGACTGCTGGGTGTCGACGACGACCGCGCCGACAGTAGCGCCGACAACCTCGTCCGGCATATGGTAAACAGCCCCCGAGGACCGTTCGAGGATCTCATTTGTACCGCCGACGGCGTTGACGTCGTCCCAGAGCACAATATGCTTTCGGACCTCTCGGACCACCTGTCCCGTGAGCAAGACAAAGCTGAGGATCTCGGCGACGCGTACAACATCTACGCGCAGTTGCAGCGTGTACTTCGTGATGCCGGCGTTGCCGACAAGTACGACATCCTCATCTGTGACCCACCGGCAACTGAGTCGGACCACCTCTACAACGCAATCTACGCGACGCGGAATCTCGTCATCCCCGTCGAACCTTCCTGGAAGGGGCAGGCCAGTGTCGAGGGGCTTGCCGAACTCGCTAGTAACTTCGCTGACCAGCTCAATATCGATGTCGGCGTCCTCGGCGCCGTCCCGAACGGTGTCAAAAACACGAGCGACCAGCGCGAGATGCTCGATGACATCGAGTTCGCCACGCCAGAGACCATCGGCGACAGGACATCGCTCATGGAAGGCTGCTGGAAGCAGCAGTGCTCTGCATTCCGATATGTCCAAGAGCATCGCGACCGCCGCCGCGACTACGAGGTCGAGACGCTTGCTCAGTTTGACCGTCTCGCCCGGTTCTTTGAGGCCGAAGCCGGCGTCGATGCACCGAGTCCGCCCGAGCCCGGCGCACTGGAGGAAACAGCATGA